From one Brachypodium distachyon strain Bd21 chromosome 4, Brachypodium_distachyon_v3.0, whole genome shotgun sequence genomic stretch:
- the LOC100836206 gene encoding amino acid transporter AVT1C — MAASPSLSRLGSSFLKAGSSFFLKKAAAEGSLPLSRPLLPPSHSQQSPSQQQQPAAARESTDSLPPRPPAPQQVPAEAAVQSRPSAACLKSTYIELPPPSSKCSRGQSVINGLNVLCGVGILTTCFGIKQGGWLSVLLLPLLGACSCYTGLLLKRCIDSSPTIETYPDIGRAAFGISGRIFVSVVLYLELYTCCVEYITLLGDSLSSVFPSAHLAFTGIYLNSHNLFAIAMALAILPSVWLRNLSLLSYLSAGGVVATITVMVCLFWIGIGEVGFHPSGTALNLTQLPLALGLYGYCFSGHSVFPNIYSSMKDRSQFPFVLVFCFIVVTIVYTGVACTGFLMFGESTMSQFTLNMPQQYVPSKIAIWMTIVNPYTKYALTMTPVALSIEEALPRNMRNYLVGMCVRTLLVLSTVVVALSFPYFALVMALLGSVFTMLVALILPCACYLSIKWNSVPLWEVVLCIIIILIGICSACIGSYTSIHQMTST, encoded by the exons ATGGCGGCGAGCCCGAGCCTGTCCAGGCTGGGGAGCTCCTTCCTCAAGGCAGGGAgctccttcttcctcaagaaggccgccgccgagggctCGCTGCCGCTCTCCAGGCCATTGCTTCCGCCCTCGCACTCGCAGCAGTCGccgtcgcagcagcagcagcccgctGCCGCGCGGGAGTCCACGGACAGCTTGCCGCCGAGGCCACCGGCTCCGCAACAGGTGCCAGCGGAGGCCGCGGTGCAGTCAAGGCCCTCGGCGGCGTGCCTCAAGTCCACTTACATtgagctgccgccgccgtcttccaaGTGCAGCAGAGGCCAATCTGTCATCAATG GGCTTAATGTCCTTTGCGGTGTTGGAATCCTCACTACGTGCTTCGGAATCAAACAAGGAGGATGGCTAagtgtcctcctcctccccttatTGGGTGCCTGTTCATGCTACACCGGTCTGCTTCTCAAGAGGTGCATAGACAGCTCGCCAACCATCGAGACATATCCAGATATAGGACGAGCCGCTTTTGGTATCTCTGGTCGCATATTTGTATCA GTTGTCCTTTATCTAGAACTCTAC ACATGCTGTGTGGAGTACATCACACTGCTAGGAGACAGCTTGTCTTCAGTGTTTCCTTCTGCACATTTAGCTTTTACCGGCATCTACTTGAACTCTCATAATCTCTTCGCCATAGCGATGGCTTTGGCAATTCTCCCATCAGTCTGGCTCAGAAACCTCAGCCTCCTCTCGTATCTTTCTG CGGGAGGCGTGGTTGCAACGATAACAGTCATGGTTTGCCTGTTTTGGATTGGTATTGGGGAAGTTGGGTTCCACCCTTCTGGTACAGCACTCAATCTGACCCAGCTTCCACTGGCACTTGGCTTGTATGGCTACTGCTTCTCAGGGCACTCGGTTTTTCCAAATATATACTCATCGATGAAGGACCGCTCACAGTTTCCTTTTGTGCTCGTGTTCTG CTTTATAGTAGTCACAATTGTGTACACCGGGGTTGCATGCACGGGATTTCTGATGTTCGGCGAGTCCACGATGTCGCAATTCACACTGAACATGCCACAGCAGTATGTTCCCTCGAAAATCGCCATTTGGATGACG ATTGTGAATCCATATACCAAGTATGCCCTGACAATGACACCGGTAGCGTTGTCAATAGAGGAGGCGCTGCCTAGGAATATGAGGAACTACTTAGTCGGAATGTGTGTTAGGACACTTCTTGTCCTCTCGACAGTTGTCGTGGCTCTGTCATTTCCATACTTCG CCTTGGTGATGGCATTGCTCGGATCAGTCTTCACAATGCTTGTG GCCCTGATCCTCCCATGTGCGTGCTACCTCTCAATCAAGTG